In one window of Maribacter sp. BPC-D8 DNA:
- a CDS encoding nuclease-related domain-containing protein, with amino-acid sequence MARIYRTIESLKSLKYELESRGVTRFKSVREIKDFLIKFDSETQTVLNDTKNELDEEYSKTCIRLKNNTQQKVEISKIETEKIDVKIAHLQSKIDLTHKGNNLNFLNKILSSIKLYYLRKQYNDFIKSKSERLNQAIQPFSQKIKVDQLFIHEYETDEQLLIKRSANLKIADLEYTREVLEECKNLISGAIGENLVVKEIKKLSDDFILINDFKLDFSPPIFHKQQNERIYSIQIDHLLISKAGIFILETKNWSKNSVNSISLRSPIEQIRRSNFALYIYISENITLHDHHWGEQKIPIRNVIVMINNKPNTEFKYVSVKLLKELNAYINYFEPILTDEQVNEISSQLI; translated from the coding sequence ATGGCAAGAATATACAGAACCATAGAATCATTAAAATCTCTTAAATATGAATTAGAAAGTAGAGGTGTTACTAGATTTAAATCTGTAAGAGAGATAAAAGATTTTTTAATAAAATTTGATTCAGAAACACAAACAGTTCTAAACGACACAAAAAACGAACTGGATGAAGAATATTCCAAAACCTGTATACGTCTTAAAAATAACACCCAACAAAAAGTTGAAATAAGCAAAATAGAGACAGAAAAGATAGATGTCAAAATTGCCCATCTACAATCAAAAATCGATTTAACTCATAAAGGAAACAACCTTAATTTTTTAAATAAAATACTTTCAAGCATTAAGCTTTATTATTTAAGAAAACAATACAATGATTTTATCAAAAGCAAATCTGAACGGCTGAATCAAGCTATTCAGCCGTTTTCTCAAAAGATTAAAGTTGACCAACTTTTTATACACGAATATGAAACTGATGAGCAGTTATTAATTAAAAGAAGCGCTAATCTTAAAATTGCTGATTTAGAATACACACGCGAGGTTTTAGAGGAATGTAAAAACCTAATTTCCGGAGCAATTGGGGAAAACTTAGTTGTAAAAGAAATTAAAAAACTTTCTGACGATTTTATCTTAATTAATGATTTTAAATTAGATTTTTCCCCTCCTATTTTTCACAAACAACAAAACGAGAGAATTTACTCTATACAAATAGACCATCTTTTAATCTCAAAAGCAGGAATTTTTATATTAGAGACAAAAAACTGGAGTAAAAACTCTGTTAATTCTATTAGTCTGCGATCACCAATAGAACAAATTAGAAGATCAAATTTTGCTCTATACATCTACATTTCGGAAAATATAACTTTACATGATCATCATTGGGGAGAACAAAAAATTCCAATTCGAAACGTTATAGTCATGATTAATAATAAACCAAATACTGAATTTAAATATGTAAGTGTAAAATTATTAAAAGAACTTAATGCCTATATTAATTACTTTGAACCTATCTTAACTGATGAACAGGTTAATGAAATATCAAGTCAATTAATTTAA
- a CDS encoding GTPase: protein MSKKILFIYNANSDTGSKMLDFAHKIVSPDTYDCALCSLTFGNFSENKQWKGFRESLLAKGYELEFFHKDEFQKSYKSKFGHKYTYPIILVETAHDLEVLVTTEKLNAFEGVEELICSVGSVQ from the coding sequence ATGTCAAAGAAAATTCTATTTATCTATAATGCCAATAGTGATACGGGCAGTAAAATGTTAGACTTCGCCCATAAAATTGTGAGTCCCGATACGTACGATTGCGCACTCTGCTCATTAACCTTCGGTAATTTCAGCGAGAACAAACAATGGAAAGGGTTTAGAGAAAGTTTGTTAGCAAAAGGCTACGAGCTAGAATTCTTTCATAAAGATGAGTTTCAAAAAAGCTATAAAAGTAAGTTTGGGCATAAGTATACCTATCCTATTATATTAGTAGAAACGGCACATGATTTAGAGGTGCTGGTAACGACCGAGAAGTTGAATGCTTTTGAGGGAGTGGAGGAGCTTATTTGTTCAGTTGGCAGTGTTCAGTAA
- a CDS encoding RNA ligase family protein codes for MTIPTKTESITLFFRQERSDKVYKAYLEEKEGNYIVNFAYGRRGATLKTGTKTQAPVAYEKAKKIYDKLVLSKASKGYVPDADSSNYVVDTEQRKTGIHCQLLNPIEESELENFFNDDDWCLQEKMDGKRMLIKKTKDETIAINRRGLSVGAPEQMINSANAIESTFIIDGEAIDDTLYVFDILSFNEEDLKAKSYLERYEILKNISFSEKIELVALIEGIESKQALFQQLKDDSKEGVVFKKLNSAYAAGRPNSGGNQIKFKFYDTVSVIVSKINDKRSIGMSLIENGEDIFVGNVTISVNKEIPKLDEIIEVRYLYAYKGGSIYQPTFLSVRDDMERENCLLSQLKYKPEV; via the coding sequence ATGACCATACCTACAAAAACTGAAAGCATCACTTTATTCTTTCGTCAAGAAAGAAGCGATAAGGTTTATAAAGCCTACTTAGAAGAGAAAGAGGGTAATTACATAGTTAATTTCGCTTACGGCAGAAGAGGCGCTACATTAAAGACAGGTACTAAAACACAAGCCCCTGTTGCTTACGAAAAAGCAAAGAAAATATATGACAAATTGGTGCTTTCTAAAGCATCTAAAGGGTATGTACCCGATGCAGATTCTTCGAATTATGTAGTAGATACCGAGCAAAGAAAAACAGGCATTCACTGTCAGTTATTAAACCCAATAGAAGAAAGTGAGTTAGAAAATTTCTTTAATGATGATGATTGGTGTCTGCAAGAAAAAATGGACGGCAAGAGAATGCTCATTAAAAAAACGAAAGATGAAACAATTGCTATAAACAGAAGAGGATTATCTGTTGGTGCACCCGAACAAATGATAAACAGTGCCAATGCAATTGAAAGCACTTTTATTATTGATGGAGAAGCGATTGATGACACTTTATATGTATTTGATATATTGTCTTTTAATGAAGAAGATTTAAAAGCAAAAAGCTACTTAGAAAGATATGAAATACTGAAAAATATTTCTTTCTCTGAAAAAATAGAACTTGTAGCTTTAATAGAAGGCATCGAAAGTAAACAAGCTTTATTTCAGCAGTTAAAAGACGATTCTAAGGAAGGTGTTGTCTTTAAAAAATTAAATTCAGCATACGCAGCAGGCAGACCCAATAGCGGCGGAAATCAAATAAAATTTAAGTTTTATGATACGGTTTCTGTTATTGTTTCTAAGATTAATGATAAGCGAAGTATTGGAATGTCTCTAATAGAAAATGGTGAAGATATTTTTGTGGGGAATGTTACCATTTCAGTAAACAAAGAAATACCTAAGCTAGATGAAATTATTGAAGTCCGGTATTTATATGCCTACAAGGGCGGAAGTATTTACCAACCTACTTTTTTGAGTGTTAGAGATGATATGGAACGAGAAAACTGTTTGTTAAGTCAATTGAAATATAAACCCGAAGTTTAG
- a CDS encoding TlpA family protein disulfide reductase produces the protein MKNLLILLLLICITSCKENKQAKTRNTETTAQRADVDVNALELDNLKWWPYHENNIILSSEFIAINDKSETITKDNFLNLLSTGDYIALKLIAPDSVRKYKLYKLSASADNKIREIIKPASENIYTKFKMEGTPFPDFSFTDLDGKEYTNENTKGKVLVFKCWFINCKPCVAEFPELNTLVDEYKQRENVEFISLAIDDKAALDRFLSKKVFNYKTIPNQEDFIENKLFAKAYPTHIVVNENGNIEKVVSKATELISFLENGEILTTNKNEGLPPPPSPSL, from the coding sequence ATGAAAAACCTACTAATTCTACTACTTCTTATTTGTATTACTTCTTGTAAAGAAAATAAACAAGCAAAAACTAGGAATACCGAAACTACAGCACAAAGGGCAGATGTAGATGTAAATGCTTTAGAATTGGATAATTTAAAGTGGTGGCCATATCATGAAAACAACATCATTTTATCGTCAGAATTTATTGCCATAAACGATAAATCTGAAACAATAACCAAAGACAATTTTCTAAACTTATTGTCCACTGGTGATTATATCGCCTTAAAACTCATAGCACCTGATAGTGTAAGAAAATATAAACTATACAAATTAAGCGCTTCTGCAGACAACAAAATTCGAGAAATTATTAAACCAGCTTCAGAAAATATATACACAAAATTTAAAATGGAAGGAACTCCTTTTCCTGATTTTAGCTTTACAGATCTAGATGGAAAAGAATATACCAATGAAAACACAAAAGGTAAAGTGTTAGTTTTTAAATGTTGGTTTATTAATTGCAAACCTTGTGTAGCTGAGTTTCCTGAATTGAATACATTAGTTGACGAATATAAGCAACGAGAGAATGTTGAATTTATAAGTTTGGCGATAGACGATAAAGCTGCATTAGATAGATTCTTGTCCAAAAAAGTGTTTAACTATAAAACCATACCCAATCAAGAAGATTTTATTGAAAATAAACTTTTCGCCAAAGCCTATCCTACTCACATTGTAGTTAATGAAAATGGCAATATTGAAAAGGTTGTAAGCAAAGCAACCGAACTTATTTCTTTTCTTGAAAATGGTGAAATTTTAACCACTAACAAGAACGAAGGTTTGCCACCGCCCCCAAGTCCGTCATTATAA
- a CDS encoding division/cell wall cluster transcriptional repressor MraZ — protein MDIFFFGTFNCKADAKGRIMLPVALRNQVAPILNDGFFIKKSYLSECLELYPAYEWHRVMAELNEKSRFDEENLQFIRMYTAGLRQVEVDSTGRLLIPKDIISLGGISKEVVIAPIGKRLEIWDKKAYDESISATKEEKVKLAKRVMLGEKPSGDVS, from the coding sequence TTGGACATATTTTTCTTTGGGACTTTTAATTGCAAGGCTGATGCCAAGGGGCGTATTATGCTCCCTGTCGCGCTGCGTAATCAAGTGGCTCCGATCCTAAATGATGGGTTTTTTATCAAGAAATCATATTTGAGCGAATGTTTGGAATTATACCCGGCATATGAGTGGCACAGAGTGATGGCAGAATTGAATGAAAAGAGCAGGTTCGATGAAGAAAACCTACAGTTTATAAGAATGTATACCGCAGGGCTACGTCAAGTAGAAGTAGACTCGACCGGTAGATTATTGATACCGAAAGATATTATTTCATTAGGTGGTATTAGCAAAGAAGTAGTTATTGCACCAATAGGAAAGCGATTAGAGATTTGGGACAAGAAAGCCTATGATGAATCTATAAGCGCAACGAAAGAAGAGAAGGTGAAGTTGGCAAAGCGTGTAATGTTAGGTGAAAAACCAAGTGGAGATGTATCATAA
- a CDS encoding phospholipase D family protein, translating into MAKFLNTRKAVSEIEDLIRNAETRLILISPYLKLSKDFKQLLTYRNSKDKITTVIFGKQELNPKEMKFLQGLRFVILKYNQDLHAKCYLNDDTMIITSLNLYEFSMNNNKEMGVLIDLNDETDKELFEDAYKEIDFIDETSERFEFSSIPEEAQSTKIEILEKPQTKTSSNSKLLTTKELSHLTGLSSRKVNSWFTDNKLMYKKEDDWITTKKGKETGGIEKNGQYGKFVVWPENIAKQITE; encoded by the coding sequence ATGGCGAAATTTTTAAATACAAGAAAAGCAGTATCTGAAATTGAAGATTTAATCCGAAATGCAGAAACTAGATTGATTTTAATATCACCCTATCTCAAATTATCAAAAGATTTTAAGCAATTACTAACTTACAGAAATAGCAAGGATAAAATCACAACTGTAATATTTGGAAAGCAAGAGCTAAATCCCAAGGAAATGAAATTTCTTCAAGGATTAAGATTTGTAATCTTAAAATACAATCAGGATTTACATGCTAAATGTTACTTAAATGATGATACGATGATAATTACGTCATTGAACCTTTATGAGTTCTCTATGAACAACAATAAGGAAATGGGTGTTTTAATCGACCTAAATGACGAAACAGATAAAGAATTATTTGAAGATGCCTACAAAGAAATAGATTTCATTGACGAAACAAGTGAACGATTTGAGTTTTCATCAATTCCGGAAGAAGCACAATCAACAAAAATAGAAATTTTAGAAAAGCCACAAACCAAAACCTCTTCAAACTCTAAACTACTAACAACCAAAGAATTATCCCATCTTACAGGATTAAGTAGCAGAAAGGTAAATAGTTGGTTTACTGACAATAAGTTAATGTATAAAAAAGAAGATGATTGGATAACAACAAAAAAAGGAAAAGAAACTGGTGGTATTGAAAAAAATGGTCAATATGGAAAATTTGTAGTTTGGCCAGAAAATATTGCGAAACAAATTACAGAATAA
- a CDS encoding alpha/beta fold hydrolase — MENELITEGGFKYIEKGEGKPIIILHGLMGGLSNFEGVNTYFPPKGYRVIIPELPLYAMPMLKTTVKNFAKYLKKFIDYKELDDVILLGNSLGGHIGLLHTKLYPAKVKALVITGSSGLYESAMGDGYPKRGDYEFIKKKAQDVFYDPEVATKEIVDEVFATVNDRVKLVKTLAIAKSAIRHNMAQDLPSMKTPTCIIWGKNDTVTPPDVAELFDELLPNSDLFWMDKCGHAPMMEHPDEFNTILDEWLTKNNF; from the coding sequence ATGGAAAACGAATTGATCACCGAGGGAGGATTTAAGTATATAGAAAAAGGCGAGGGCAAACCCATTATTATTCTTCACGGATTAATGGGCGGACTAAGTAATTTTGAGGGGGTGAATACTTATTTTCCTCCGAAAGGATACAGAGTGATTATTCCTGAATTGCCCCTTTACGCTATGCCGATGTTAAAGACAACGGTAAAGAATTTTGCAAAATACCTTAAGAAATTTATAGATTATAAAGAGCTAGACGATGTTATTCTTTTAGGTAACTCTTTAGGTGGCCATATTGGTCTTTTACACACCAAATTATACCCGGCAAAAGTAAAAGCTTTGGTAATTACAGGTAGTTCTGGACTTTACGAAAGCGCTATGGGCGATGGTTACCCTAAACGTGGTGATTATGAGTTTATTAAAAAGAAAGCACAAGATGTTTTCTATGACCCAGAAGTTGCTACCAAAGAAATCGTAGATGAAGTTTTTGCTACGGTTAACGATCGTGTAAAATTGGTAAAGACCTTGGCAATTGCAAAAAGTGCCATTCGCCACAACATGGCGCAAGATTTACCTAGCATGAAAACCCCAACTTGTATTATATGGGGAAAAAATGATACGGTTACTCCGCCAGACGTTGCAGAACTGTTCGATGAGCTTTTACCTAATTCAGATTTATTTTGGATGGATAAATGCGGACATGCACCGATGATGGAGCACCCAGACGAATTCAACACCATTCTTGATGAGTGGTTGACGAAAAACAATTTCTAA
- the yihA gene encoding ribosome biogenesis GTP-binding protein YihA/YsxC, protein MKIKSADFVMSNSNVAKCPKEPLPEYAFIGRSNVGKSSLINMLTERKSLAKISGRPGKTQLINHFKINENWFLVDLPGYGYARVSKRDKKTFQKYITNYFLEREQLVCSFVLVDIRHDPQPIDMEFMQWMGENGVPFAIIFTKADKLKPKAVELQVKKYLDQLLEDMWEEAPPHFITSSSHRSGRDEVLAYIDDINEKFYEATKNG, encoded by the coding sequence ATGAAAATAAAGTCGGCCGACTTTGTAATGAGCAACTCTAATGTTGCCAAATGCCCGAAAGAGCCTTTACCCGAGTACGCCTTTATTGGTCGTTCTAACGTTGGTAAGTCTTCTCTAATAAACATGTTGACCGAGCGTAAAAGCTTGGCGAAAATTTCTGGCAGACCCGGTAAAACCCAACTTATAAATCACTTTAAAATCAATGAAAATTGGTTTCTTGTCGATTTACCTGGCTACGGTTATGCACGTGTTTCTAAAAGAGATAAAAAGACCTTTCAAAAATATATCACCAATTACTTTTTAGAACGAGAGCAACTAGTATGCTCTTTCGTGCTTGTAGATATTCGCCATGATCCACAACCTATAGATATGGAGTTCATGCAGTGGATGGGTGAAAACGGAGTACCATTTGCCATTATCTTCACAAAGGCAGATAAATTAAAGCCTAAAGCGGTTGAACTTCAAGTTAAAAAATACCTGGATCAACTATTAGAAGACATGTGGGAAGAAGCACCACCACACTTTATCACCAGCTCTAGCCACCGAAGTGGTCGCGATGAAGTACTGGCATATATAGATGATATCAACGAGAAGTTTTACGAGGCAACGAAAAATGGTTGA